The following coding sequences lie in one Aythya fuligula isolate bAytFul2 chromosome 17, bAytFul2.pri, whole genome shotgun sequence genomic window:
- the RTN4R gene encoding reticulon-4 receptor: MKRAIAEGSKLLILVLCLNIQSEVESCPGACVCYSEPKITISCQQQGLTAIPTEIPIQSQRIFLHNNKITLVRSTSFTSCRNMTILWIHSNNISLIEPGAFYGLSKLEELDLSDNTNLKSINPVTFRGLVHLHTLHLDRCGLLELSTGLFRGLFSLQYLYLQDNNLQNLLDDTFIDLANLTYLFLHGNKIKSLSENVFRGLINLDRLLLHQNRVSLVHRRSFHDLGKVMTLYLFNNNLTVLTGETMAPLVSLQYLRLNGNQWICDCQARSLWNWFRQFKGSSSELECHLPPHLAGRDLKRLQSSDLDGCVDSFNQIRTSVFSTKTRSGKLPTGNPPLSSHDGSVKCCQPEMDKSFIYEAKGKSGPSHSSRPSSNNPLKDKENMSKTKYIETDRSKNSSNKQINDSPFGTFPSIVDPPMTKLKPEFLEPIEPSTVPTKKRQGCSKKNKSKAQCRLTQQGNSSTLQLSLSLLIPPLVWSLLLFC; this comes from the coding sequence GAAGCAAACTGCTGATTTTGGTGCTTTGCTTGAACATCCAGTCAGAAGTGGAGTCTTGCCCTGGGGCGTGTGTATGCTACAGCGAACCGAAGATTACAATAAGTTGTCAGCAGCAAGGACTGACAGCAATCCCCACAGAGATACCCATCCAGAGCCAGCGCATCTTCTTGCACAACAACAAGATAACCCTTGTGAGGTCCACCAGCTTCACCTCCTGTCGCAACATGACGATTCTTTGGATCCACTCCAACAACATCAGCCTCATTGAGCCTGGAGCTTTCTATGGACTCAGCAAACTGGAGGAGTTAGATCTCAGTGACAACACAAACCTGAAGTCTATCAATCCTGTCACATTCCGTGGTCTTGTTCACCTCCACACCTTACATCTGGACCGATGTGGGCTCCTGGAGCTCTCCACAGGGCTTTTTCGGGGATTGTTTTCCTTGCAATATCTCTACCTTCAGGATAATAATCTACAGAACCTGCTGGATGACACTTTCATAGATCTCGCAAACCTCACCTACCTGTTTTTGCATGGTAACAAAATCAAGAGCTTGTCAGAGAACGTCTTTCGTGGGCTAATCAACCTTGACCGTCTGCTTCTGCACCAGAATAGAGTCAGCCTGGTTCACCGCCGGTCTTTCCATGACCTTGGGAAAGTGATGACCTTATATCTATTTAACAACAACCTGACCGTGCTCACAGGGGAAACCATGGCTCCTCTGGTGTCCCTCCAGTACCTGCGCTTAAATGGCAACCAGTGGATCTGCGACTGCCAGGCTCGATCCCTCTGGAATTGGTTTAGGCAGTTTAAAGGATCGTCCTCGGAGCTAGAGTgccaccttcccccccatctgGCAGGGAGAGACCTCAaaaggctgcagagctctgattTGGATGGATGCGTCGACTCTTTCAACCAGATTCGAACAAGTGTTTTTAGCACTAAGACCAGGTCTGGTAAACTGCCCACTGGGAACCCCCCTCTCAGCTCTCATGATGGCTCTGTGAAGTGCTGCCAGCCAGAAATGGATAAATCTTTTATATATGAAGCTAAAGGCAAGTCAGGTCCTTCCCACAGCAGCCGACCATCCTCCAACAACCCTCTCAAGGATAAGGAGAATATGTCCAAAACCAAGTACATTGAGACAGACCGTtccaaaaacagcagcaacaagcaGATAAATGATTCCCCTTTTGGGACCTTCCCCAGCATTGTAGACCCTCCAATGACCAAGTTGAAACCGGAGTTTCTAGAGCCTATTGAACCTTCCACAGTCCCAACCAAAAAGAGGCAGGGCTGCtctaaaaagaacaaatcaaaGGCCCAGTGCCGCCTCACCCAGCAAGGAAACAGCTCCACGTTACAGCTCAGCCTAAGCCTTTTGATCCCTCCCTTGGTGTGGAGCTTACTGTTATTCTGCTAA